The following are encoded in a window of Podospora pseudoanserina strain CBS 124.78 chromosome 6, whole genome shotgun sequence genomic DNA:
- a CDS encoding hypothetical protein (EggNog:ENOG503NV9V; COG:P) gives MATRKLSKRTRVSIIIAISTTFFVCELVVAFKTSSLALYADAIHYLNDLLGYVVTLVAIVVSERSGSPQELSFGWQRSTLLGAFFNGSFLFALALSILFQSIERFIKMEKVEEPKLVLIVGGVGLALNLVSFAFLHEHNHGHGHGHSHSHGHGHGHGHGHEHEHSKQTDEVPRSDHHHRHELISPCKKGGDAELLKNGGTTTSSATVLNLPSPKASCVDIEADGTTSPIAATDSHSEHRHIVHIGKAPLGDLNMLAAKFHVLGDIAGNLGVMIAAAIIQYVRPDTTNEFDPKYYADPAISLGIAALIFCTAIPILRESGTILLQSAPAGVILIPGVLAVHELHVWRLNEEKSIASAHVVVSDPDMAKFMDRAKTISECLHAYGIHSVTLQPELVRAPLLPTGCQISCGGGMCEKLACCSVSVSSDGGHE, from the exons ATGGCGACCAGGAAACTCAGCAAGAGGACAAGAGTGTCGATTATTATCGCCATCTCGACCACTTTCTTCGTGTGTGAGCTTGTTG TCGCCTTCAAAACTAGTAGTTTGGCACTCTACGCTGATGCCATTCACTAC CTAAATGATCTACTCGGCTATGTGGTGACTCTGGTCGCCATTGTT GTATCTGAGCGCAGTGGCTCGCCTCAAGAGCTATCTTTCGGCTGGCAGCGATCTACGCTGCTTGGCGCCTTTTTCAATGGATCCTTTTTGTTCGCTTTAGCGCTCAGTATTTTATTCCAGTCCATCGAACGCTTTATAAAGATGGAGAAAGTCGAAGAACCCAAACTGGTCTTGATAGTGGGTGGCGTAGGTCTCGCCCTGAACCTCGTCAGCTTTGCCTTTCTACATG AACATAACCATGGTCACGGTCACGGCCACAGCCATTCTCACGGACAcgggcatgggcatgggcatgggcatgaaCATGAACACAGCAAACAAACCGATGAAGTCCCTCGTAGCGATCATCACCACAGACATGAACTTATTTCACCCTGTAAGAAGGGCGGCGATGCCGAACTCCTAAAGAATGGAGGCACCACTACCAGCAGTGCAACAGTTCTCAACTTACCATCACCGAAAGCATCATGTGTCGATATTGAGGCCGACGGGACGACATCGCCAATAGCTGCTACCGATTCCCACTCCGAACATCGGCACATTGTACACATCGGCAAGGCGCCATTAGGAGATCTCAACATGCTCGCCGCCAAGTTCCACGTCTTAGGGGATATTGCTGGGAATCTGGGGGTCATGATTGCGGCAGCCATCATACAATATGTTCGCCCCGACACGACGAATGAATTCGACCCTAAATACTACGCCGATCCAGCCATCAGCTTGGGCATCGCAGCTCTCATCTTTTGCACAGCAATTCCAATTTTGAGGGAGTCTGGCACCATTCTTTTACAAAGTGCACCTGCTGGGGTCATTCTC ATTCCTGGCGTTCTCGCTGTCCACGAGCTCCACGTCTGGAGACTTAACGAAGAGAAATCCATCGCCTCAGCACACGTTGTCGTTTCTGACCCGGATATGGCCAAGTTTATGGACAGGGCAAAGACGATTAGTGAATGTCTTCATGCTTATGGTATACACTCGGTCACACTCCAGCCAGAGCTGGTTAGGGCACCGCTTTTACCAACGGGATGTCAGATTTCTTGTGGGGGCGGCATGTGTGAGAAGTTGGCTTGCTGCTCGGTGTCGGTCTCGAGTGATGGGGGGCATGAGTGA
- a CDS encoding hypothetical protein (COG:G; EggNog:ENOG503P0F9) produces the protein MRATHGIFAALSAGFSLSSAAACSKQGLLLVSSYPFESSPGEIVKGGVTTLKLGNKGLEQVGEISSICGTNPSWQTLVGGDQYYCINENFDDGPGAFTSAKVNTDGTLAFVGNSSTPGGPVHIALFGENGERAITSNFASSSLDVFNIEDSAKLQSLDNKPFPPRADSKTITSRPHQAVVDPTGGFVVIPDLSVDVLHIFNIDQTALTLTELPAHPFGNGTGPRHAAFLKSGDKTFLYVIAEKKVSVLGFEVSYGTNSLTLSEKFNIRTDGSENAPAEGSSGAEITISPNNRFLTVSTRNETTLEYTSVADGTKIPSDALNTFSIDPVTGELTHVQSAPAGGSFPRHFSFNKDGSLVAVACGGENRVNVFERDVVTGMIGKAVGERVLTTQVNHVIFKE, from the exons ATGAGAGCCACACACGGCATCTTTGCTGCCTTGTCGGCCGGCTTCTCATTATCATCCGCAGCCGCTTGTTCAAAGcaaggtcttcttcttgtgtCTTCATACCCGTTTGAGTCTTCCCCAGGAGAGATTGTCAAGGGAGGAGTTACGACACTGAAACTGGGAAACAAGGGCCTAGAGCAGGTCGGCGAAATCTCGTCCATCTGCGGTACTAACCCTTCATGGCAAACACTCGTTGGAGGCGATCAATATTATTGCATCAATGAGAACTTCGACGACGGCCCTGGCGCTTTTACCTCAGCTAAGGTGAATACGGACGGCACTCTCGCTTTTGTGGGAAACAGTTCTACGCCTGGAGGCCCAGTGCATATTGCTCTCTTTGGTGAGAATGGGGAGAGAGCTATCACCTCCAACTT TGCATCATCCTCTCTCGATGTCTTCAACATTGAGGACTCAGCCAAGCTGCAATCCTTGGACAACAAACCTTTTCCCCCACGGGCCGACAGCAAAACCATCACTTCCAGGCCTCACCAAGCAGTTGTTGATCCCACTGGTGGATTCGTTGTCATCCCCGATCTCTCCGTCGACGTCCTCCATATCTTCAACATCGACCAAACTGCGCTGACACTCACAGAGCTG CCGGCACACCCCTTCGGGAACGGAACCGGGCCTCGTCACGCTGCCTTCCTCAAGTCAGGCGACAAGACCTTCCTCTACGTCATCGCCGAAAAGAAGGTCTCCGTCCTCGGGTTCGAAGTCTCTTACGGCACCAACAGCTTGACATTGTCGGAGAAATTCAACATCAGAACCGACGGCAGCGAGAACGCACCGGCCGAAGGCTCCTCCGGTGCTGAAATTACCATCTCG CCTAACAACAGATTCCTCACCGTCTCAACCCGCAACGAGACCACGCTAGAATACACCTCCGTTGCCGACGGCACAAAGATCCCGTCTGACGCCCTGAACACCTTTTCCATCGACCCTGTCACTGGGGAGTTGACTCATGTCCAGAGTGCCCCGGCCGGTGGCTCGTTCCCGAGACATTTCAGCTTCAACAAGGACGGGAgtctggttgctgttgcttgcGGGGGGGAGAATAGGGTTAATGTCTTTGAGAGGGATGTTGTGACGGGGATGATTGGGAaggcggtgggggagagggttttGACGACGCAGGTCAATCATGTTATTTTCAAAGAGTAA
- a CDS encoding hypothetical protein (EggNog:ENOG503NVKR; COG:S) translates to MLGKLFNLGAAAGTGAVPSAQASSHKPFSLESVQEDIHTRNLLFPDPQDLFEHRANQLYPLSSGSSPLTSSSTNAFDYDADIDLGVQDVRIIIMQDALSSVAASLLYDSQAPPAVPAGYADRPSATAGSYSVQERRNPASPRKPPITTTGRPIIIQQGSPKTRQGAFDRRPSVHSRTQGYVESESQRAWREYREELATFSSCIFGNSELMAYKGTSTKVHVVPSEARPLDNGSMFSDGRSSMGRSSMRASRLSQSFSSENPPPMTTPPTPGVASRGYERKKVLITRLFPVNLPLDEKLTPAGAEESTSYPFPPTSDDNKVKKKKFQPKQKRTPMYAVALIISLPPPPQSTTTPSARPAFRGSNSYTEQDSFPSSFSSARRSGWTLVGNQPGHAVDSFETSFSSDMEDQIDSITQHWDIIMRTLTHLQSKAASVIFQMLRQADLTSPDPLPSLQHMARAMPMSGRRSEDGAPVKPPKTNAKPITLLPNCLLENRHIKEEVNAAKTRIVAGIRASRVTTGQNRWPIWRDEARSVAKWAGGKEQGFFIYTLLTSFLATHTDWLQALSPHEYRRRYFLQKKAKADEDNMVPARTIIVSDNKIAARRLIFLLAAFLPASQQIPTIRAHRPSTSTSFGTLSQSPPSFVVPILKEESLRRRINRRTGSRVPSHSRNLSLQSQHAHGTGVPPPLAHLSMEGRHERRASDATSMRTAHLPIRGADHNTRKSSAATTATITAETSVPHFATGQAADLFSPGRPGSSNSVAANDLKRLTRDDGTGANERRQSSRWSVISGFWPTRRRDSTARTPDFAEEQNGVPGSPINARRPSGAALTMVFTESGKGSGTKPVVDAQVSSPVSGCGDAASPGRASADTLGLSDQSNPPPKLQRTPDPSGAFESPVKTSINIHDGVIDVDIPLPDFLTSFESAVSSPSSSGYLSAAGFGSGLDTFEQSCRFSADGDVPLNVAGWLQQYHPDFVLQAVPAQNDLIKQVKASMRAEPTPQVLPDAFSADGDAERWVDISSAIVADTTTFTITRIHYRRLVKPGYTDGSLSGRTPSPQATAMTPLTPAAAARTTPAAADGGQVQDEFIEELIVSLDETLVEAVEKVMAAGGADMMSKASSSCSSRSTSKRRERSNSTSTQGDARSAHATHHHHGGGGGLGGGMAPEVPRSRCKTVLLGALEEIILDVIEDRKQEQQQQQEGSGGGRDSMDKDKESILREAVRSWLDLVEGGGDGRWNVD, encoded by the coding sequence ATGCTCGGGAAACTCTTCAACCTCGGTGCGGCGGCCGGGACAGGGGCCGTACCCTCGGCTCAGGCGTCTTCCCATAAGCCATTCTCACTCGAATCGGTACAGGAAGACATCCACACGCGAAACCTGCTCTTTCCCGATCCGCAAGACTTGTTTGAACATCGCGCCAACCAGCTCTACCCCTTATCCAGCGGCTCTTCGCCactcaccagctcctccacgaACGCGTTCGATTATGATGCCGATATCGACCTCGGCGTGCAGGATGtgcgcatcatcatcatgcaaGATGCCCTGAGTTCGGTTGCGGCTTCTCTGTTGTATGACAGTCAGGCCCCTCCGGCCGTCCCAGCCGGATATGCGGATCGCCCGTCGGCCACGGCCGGCTCTTATTCGGTGCAGGAGAGACGAAATCCGGCATCGCCCCGAAAGCCTCCGATCACGACTACTGGccgtcccatcatcatccagcaaGGAAGCCCCAAGACCAGGCAGGGTGCTTTTGATCGGAGACCGTCAGTTCACAGCCGGACTCAGGGTTATGTGGAAAGCGAGTCTCAGCGCGCATGGCGCGAGTATCGGGAGGAATTGGCCACGTTTTCCAGCTGTATCTTTGGTAACTCGGAACTCATGGCCTATAAAGGAACATCGACAAAAGTCCACGTTGTACCATCCGAGGCCCGGCCGCTGGACAATGGTTCCATGTTCTCAGATGGTCGAAGTTCCATGGGCAGATCCAGCATGAGGGCGAGCAGACTGTCGCAGTCATTCTCTTCCgaaaacccaccaccaatgaCGACCCCGCCCACTCCAGGTGTTGCAAGCCGGGGATATGAGCGCAAGAAAGTGCTGATCACGAGGCTGTTTCCGGTAAACCTGCCCTTGGACGAAAAACTTACACCGGCCGGTGCCGAAGAGAGCACTAGTTATCCCTTCCCTCCAACCTCGGACGACAACAaggtgaagaaaaagaagttCCAACCCAAGCAGAAACGAACGCCAATGTATGCTGTTGCTCTGATAATCAGTcttcccccgcctcctcagTCAACCACAACGCCGTCAGCTAGACCTGCCTTTAGAGGCTCCAACTCGTATACGGAGCAGGACtcattcccatcatcattcagCTCGGCCCGGCGCTCAGGATGGACTCTGGTCGGGAATCAACCTGGCCACGCGGTGGACTCCTTTGAGACCAGTTTCAGCAGTGATATGGAAGATCAGATCGACAGCATCACGCAACACTGGGATATCATAATGCGGACATTAACCCATTTGCAGTCAAAAGCAGCGAGTGTTATTTTCCAGATGCTCAGACAGGCAGATTTGACCTCTCCCGATCCGCTGCCGAGTCTTCAGCACATGGCACGAGCGATGCCCATGTCTGGACGCCGCAGCGAAGACGGTGCTCCGGTCAAACCCCCAAAGACGAATGCGAAGCCGATCACCTTGCTACCCAATTGCCTGCTTGAAAATCGTCACATCAAAGAAGAAGTAAACGCTGCCAAGACCAGAATTGTGGCAGGCATTCGGGCCTCCCGTGTGACAACTGGGCAGAATCGATGGCCGATATGGCGAGATGAAGCCCGCAGTGTGGCCAAATGGGCTGGTGGAAAGGAGCAGGGCTTCTTCATCTACACATTGCTGACCAGCTTCCTGGCTACACACACAGACTGGCTCCAGGCCCTCAGTCCTCACGAATACCGTCGGAGGTATTTCTTGcagaaaaaggcaaaagcGGACGAGGACAATATGGTACCCGCCCGTACCATCATTGTGAGCGACAACAAGATTGCGGCTCGTCGTTTGATTTTCCTGCTGGCTGCCTTCCTACCTGCATCGCAACAGATACCCACCATCAGAGCGCACCGGCCAAGCACTTCGACGTCCTTTGGCACGCTCTCCcagtcccctccctcctttgTAGTTCCGATACTGAAAGAAGAATCCTTACGGCGCAGAATCAATCGACGAACAGGGTCGAGAGTGCCCTCGCATTCGCGCAATCTCAGTTTACAGTCACAGCATGCTCATGGAACTGGGGTCCCGCCTCCCTTGGCCCATCTGAGCATGGAGGGGCGACACGAGCGGCGGGCTTCAGATGCAACGTCAATGCGGACAGCTCATCTCCCGATCAGGGGCGCTGACCACAACACACGCAAAAGCAGTGCCGCCACAACTGCAACCATCACAGCCGAGACCAGCGTACCGCACTTTGCCACAGGCCAGGCAGCTGATCTCTTTTCACCAGGCCGGCCGGGAAGCAGCAATAGCGTCGCCGCCAATGACCTGAAGCGCCTCACCAGGGACGATGGTACAGGTGCCAACGAGCGTCGTCAAAGCTCTCGCTGGAGCGTTATCAGCGGTTTTTGGCCCACGCGTCGACGAGATTCTACTGCCAGGACTCCGGATTTCGCTGAAGAGCAAAATGGGGTCCCCGGGTCTCCGATTAATGCGCGGCGGCCCTCTGGCGCCGCATTAACCATGGTCTTCACAGAGTCTGGAAAGGGTTCGGGAACGAAACCAGTTGTTGACGCTCAGGTGTCGTCTCCAGTGAGTGGTTGTGGAGATGCTGCTTCTCCGGGGCGGGCATCAGCAGACACACTCGGGCTCTCTGATCAGTCAAATCCACCTCCGAAACTGCAGAGGACCCCGGATCCGTCGGGGGCGTTTGAATCGCCAGTCAAGACctccatcaacatccatgATGGCGTGATTGACGTTGACATACCGCTGCCTGATTTCTTGACATCATTTGAGAGTGCAGTGagctccccctccagcagtGGCTACCTGTCAGCCGCCGGCTTCGGGTCTGGCCTGGACACTTTTGAACAGTCCTGCCGTTTCTCTGCCGACGGAGATGTCCCCCTGAACGTCGCCGGCTGGCTACAGCAATACCACCCGGACTTTGTCCTGCAGGCCGTACCAGCGCAGAACGACTTGATCAAGCAAGTCAAGGCCTCGATGCGAGCCGAGCCCACCCCGCAAGTGTTGCCCGACGCCTTCTCGGCCGACGGGGACGCAGAGAGATGGGTCGACATCAGCTCCGCCATCGTGGCCGACACGACTACATTTACCATCACCCGCATCCACTACCGCCGCCTGGTCAAGCCCGGCTACACAGACGGGTCTTTGAGCGGCAGGACGCCATCCCCTCAGGCGACGGCGATGACTCCTCTTacgcctgctgctgccgcccgGACAACCccggccgccgccgatggGGGGCAGGTACAAGACGAGTTCATCGAGGAACTCATCGTCAGCCTTGACGAGACGCTCGTCGAAGCGGTCGAGAAGGTCATGGCTGCGGGGGGGGCAGACATGATGAGCAAAGCTAGTTCGTCATGTTCCTCCCGGTCGACGAGCAAACGCAGGGAGAGAAGCAATAGCACTTCGACGCAGGGGGATGCTCGCTCGGCTCATGctacccatcaccaccacggcgggggagggggcctAGGTGGGGGGATGGCGCCGGAGGTTCCGCGGTCGAGGTGCAAAACTGTGCTTttgggggcgttggaggagataATACTGGATGTGATTGAGGATAGGAAGCaggagcaacagcagcaacaggagggtagtggtggtgggagagatAGTATGGATAAGGATAAGGAGAGTAttttgagggaggcggtgaggagttggttggATTTagtggagggtggtggtgatgggaggtggAATGTGGATTGA